A stretch of Garra rufa chromosome 11, GarRuf1.0, whole genome shotgun sequence DNA encodes these proteins:
- the LOC141345950 gene encoding uncharacterized protein — protein sequence MLLSSVGMFSRGKCDVKYDQLESGSEAKPSKKICALKFFYFSCFLFTLSFIAFIYVQDSSIAPYAILTGQNHESKDSDLPTHLPFLQTQHVYHTSTSPPSPKACDVQVKDRPVIKVSHLNTYVIGSYMEHRFNEKQIKIIAIVLRHEQATYSCVMCCDGRTVTSPAEFSIHSDHFNFEYGTASITCPINDMCLTPTHVAITARDDLESIESFQPIRNRDVPTTFPYEFTICISVMYDYKSVLNLVQSMEMFRMLGAQRVVIYKTNCDSDTQKVLDYYETRGFVEIIPWTIKKHISVSHGWEIYKSPGQLHYYGQIPALNDCVYRYMYQSRYLALQDMDELILPSKVKTWTELLPELKNKYGSHVGFEFENNQFPYTAKAHMDYEQDKWKNVRGTNILNYIDRVPINPNVFNNYKIIVNPRLVLKTTVHGLLDSVASSSTVRVNNSIARMYHFKNITYPPNTVLIRDDHLWSYANDLIPAVSKVLQACGLIEA from the coding sequence gGAAATGTGATGTGAAATATGACCAACTAGAGAGTGGATCAGAAGCAAAGCCTTCTAAGAAGATCTGTGCATTGAAGTTCTTTTATTTTTCTTGCTTTTTATTCACACTTTCCTTTATCGCCTTCATTTACGTCCAAGATTCCTCTATAGCACCGTATGCCATACTTACCGGGCAAAACCATGAGAGTAAAGACTCTGATCTCCCAACTCATTTACCATTCCTCCAAACACAGCACGTCTACCACACATCCACCAGTCCTCCATCTCCAAAGGCGTGTGATGTTCAAGTAAAGGACAGGCCTGTGATTAAAGTCAGCCACCTAAACACATACGTGATTGGCTCTTACATGGAGCATCGTTTCAATGAGAAACAGATAAAGATAATTGCCATTGTTCTCCGACATGAGCAGGCGACCTACAGTTGTGTGATGTGCTGCGATGGGAGGACCGTGACGTCACCAGCTGAATTCTCAATTCATAGTGACCACTTTAACTTTGAATATGGCACTGCTAGCATCACATGCCCAATTAATGACATGTGTTTGACACCGACGCACGTTGCAATAACAGCCAGAGACGACTTGGAGAGCATAGAATCCTTTCAACCTATTAGAAACAGAGACGTTCCAACAACCTTCCCGTATGAGTTTACAATCTGCATCTCTGTCATGTACGACTACAAGAGTGTGCTGAATTTAGTCCAGTCCATGGAAATGTTCAGAATGCTTGGTGCTCAAAGGGTGGTGATATATAAAACCAACTGCGATTCAGACACACAGAAGGTTTTGGACTACTATGAGACAAGAGGTTTCGTGGAGATCATCCCATGGACGATTAAAAAGCACATCAGCGTGTCTCACGGCTGGGAGATATATAAATCGCCAGGTCAGCTGCACTACTATGGGCAGATCCCGGCGCTTAATGACTGTGTGTATCGTTACATGTACCAAAGTCGCTATCTGGCTCTACAAGACATGGATGAACTCATTCTGCCTTCCAAAGTGAAAACCTGGACGGAGTTGTTGCCTGAGCTTAAGAATAAGTATGGTTCACATGTGGGCTTTGAGTTCGAGAATAACCAGTTCCCATATACCGCAAAGGCTCATATGGATTATGAGCAAGACAAATGGAAAAACGTACGGGGaactaatattttgaattatatcgATCGGGTACCCATCAACCCCAATGTTTTCAACAATTACAAGATTATAGTAAATCCTCGGTTGGTTCTGAAGACTACTGTTCATGGCCTGCTGGACAGTGTGGCCAGTAGCTCCACGGTCCGGGTGAACAATTCTATCGCTCGCATGTaccactttaaaaacattacc